A single region of the Chitinophaga niabensis genome encodes:
- a CDS encoding sensor histidine kinase: MKIRTKIMLLFAILTVSIISVMCFFVYYLATQYSFEDFYKRLEIRAYLTATAAFPPVGTDTLAYNYIRDKHLEKLPSENEYILRILPGNKIEAHHYIGLQPEFYQAVIREGRETFRNGDRFYEGILYTSGENSYIVIVSAVNEYMSQYMTDLRRILLTCLTVALALIIGTGLFFSRYILMPVHRIIDRVKDISSSNLHLRVEAHGGNDEIRELADTFNNMLDRLEMAFETQNNFVSNASHELSTPLTAIIGEAELALSKERDCLSYRAAVSNMLREAERLEHITRSLLHLAQTGFDGKKESWDMVRTDELLFAVKHVIDRITPDNKVEIDYSLFPEEEEKMNVLGSFQLLELALSNIVSNAVKYSSNRPVSLALAATNSKNIIIVRDLGIGIPVPDLPYIFSPFFRASNTQPFKGYGIGLPLTKNIIRMHKGEIIVNSRMGEGTEIRVELPSA, encoded by the coding sequence ATGAAAATTCGTACTAAGATCATGCTGCTGTTTGCGATACTGACGGTATCCATTATTTCAGTAATGTGCTTTTTTGTGTATTACCTGGCTACGCAGTATTCTTTTGAAGATTTCTATAAACGGCTTGAAATACGGGCATACCTCACTGCTACAGCTGCTTTCCCGCCTGTGGGAACAGATACGCTGGCATATAATTATATACGGGACAAACACCTGGAAAAACTGCCATCAGAAAATGAATATATCCTGCGCATCCTGCCCGGCAACAAAATAGAGGCGCATCATTACATTGGCCTTCAACCGGAATTCTACCAGGCCGTGATCAGGGAAGGAAGGGAAACGTTCCGGAATGGAGACCGGTTCTATGAAGGCATCCTCTACACCAGCGGAGAGAATAGTTACATCGTGATCGTGTCCGCAGTGAATGAGTATATGTCGCAATACATGACGGACCTGCGGCGGATCCTGCTTACCTGCCTTACAGTAGCGCTGGCACTGATCATAGGAACAGGGCTGTTCTTTTCACGTTATATTTTAATGCCCGTACATCGTATTATAGACCGGGTGAAAGATATCAGTTCCAGTAACCTGCATTTACGTGTGGAAGCACACGGCGGAAATGATGAGATCCGTGAGCTGGCAGATACTTTTAATAATATGCTGGATCGTTTGGAGATGGCTTTTGAAACACAGAATAACTTTGTAAGTAACGCCTCGCATGAACTGAGTACACCACTTACGGCTATTATCGGGGAAGCAGAGCTGGCATTGAGCAAGGAAAGGGATTGCCTGAGCTACCGCGCTGCCGTCAGTAATATGCTGCGGGAAGCAGAACGCCTGGAACATATTACGCGCAGCCTGTTACACCTGGCACAAACAGGTTTTGATGGTAAAAAAGAAAGCTGGGACATGGTGCGTACAGACGAATTGCTGTTTGCCGTAAAACATGTGATAGACCGTATCACGCCGGATAATAAAGTAGAGATTGATTACAGTCTTTTCCCGGAAGAAGAAGAGAAAATGAATGTGCTGGGTAGTTTTCAGTTACTGGAACTGGCGCTGAGCAATATTGTGAGCAATGCCGTGAAGTATTCCAGCAACCGGCCGGTATCGCTGGCATTAGCTGCTACCAATTCCAAGAACATCATTATTGTAAGGGACCTGGGGATTGGTATACCCGTACCGGACCTGCCTTATATCTTTTCTCCTTTTTTCCGTGCATCCAATACACAGCCATTTAAAGGTTACGGGATAGGGCTGCCGCTCACAAAGAACATTATCCGCATGCACAAGGGGGAGATCATAGTAAACAGCCGTATGGGGGAAGGAACGGAGATCAGGGTGGAATTGCCTTCGGCATAA
- a CDS encoding rhomboid family intramembrane serine protease has product MNGTSIKTELRNWIRQENMVTYLIVTNIAIFFLMGIIRLVALASDSANPVFVFLYDNLALHSSPDQLLVKPWGFISYMFTHYMVLHVLFNLMIFFFFGNLFRSDLGNRRVLPLYLLGGLVGGIVYVTVYNLLPGYRGIDGTMVGASAAVMTFLVASSTLMPNLEIALFGVFNIRLKWLAIALVLIDVFSMADGNLGGLLSHLGGAAFGFGYIRVLQSGTDLCGPLITAFDKISGIFSRREARAPKKFKPKKSPLRVVRNNEVAIGTRLDELLDKINEKGYESLTSEEKNWLKKYSDEK; this is encoded by the coding sequence ATGAACGGAACTTCTATCAAAACGGAATTGCGGAACTGGATCAGGCAGGAAAATATGGTTACGTACCTGATCGTAACGAATATCGCTATTTTCTTTCTAATGGGTATTATCAGGCTGGTTGCCCTCGCATCGGACAGTGCCAACCCTGTTTTCGTTTTCCTGTACGACAACCTGGCGCTGCATTCCAGCCCTGACCAATTGCTGGTGAAGCCATGGGGCTTTATTTCCTATATGTTCACCCATTACATGGTACTCCATGTATTGTTTAACCTGATGATATTTTTCTTTTTCGGCAATCTTTTCCGTTCAGACCTGGGTAACCGGCGTGTGCTGCCTTTATACCTGCTCGGAGGGCTTGTTGGCGGTATAGTTTATGTAACGGTTTACAATCTCCTTCCCGGTTACCGGGGAATAGACGGGACCATGGTAGGAGCCTCAGCTGCTGTTATGACCTTTCTCGTAGCCAGCAGTACCCTCATGCCTAATCTTGAAATAGCGCTGTTCGGGGTCTTCAATATCCGGTTAAAATGGCTGGCCATTGCGCTGGTATTGATAGACGTGTTTTCCATGGCAGATGGTAACCTGGGCGGACTGCTCTCTCACCTGGGAGGTGCTGCTTTTGGCTTTGGTTATATCCGGGTATTGCAGAGCGGCACTGACCTTTGCGGGCCATTGATCACGGCCTTTGATAAAATATCAGGGATCTTCTCCCGCCGCGAAGCCAGGGCACCTAAGAAGTTCAAACCTAAAAAATCTCCCCTCCGCGTGGTGAGGAATAATGAGGTGGCTATCGGCACCCGGCTGGATGAATTGCTGGATAAGATCAATGAGAAGGGATATGAAAGCCTCACTTCAGAGGAGAAGAACTGGCTGAAGAAATATAGTGACGAGAAGTAG
- the rpsA gene encoding 30S ribosomal protein S1, giving the protein MTENNITNEQNAEQQAPAAQEATAGTATQNAPVATAHDDFDWSVDKRNVSSYNKEEKAKYDQTYESTFKVIEENGLLTGLVVGLTKTDVVLNIGFKSDGLISLNEFRDMPNLKIGDDVEVLVVEKEDRDGNLHLSRKQARAQRAWERIVEVYKTGEVVTGTVTSKTKGGLIVDVHGMETFLPGSQIDVKPVTDYDQFVGKTMEFKVVKVNEAIRNAVVSHKALIESDIEQQRVDIISKLEKGQVLEGTIKNITDFGAFIDLGGLDGLLYITDISWGRISHPSEVLQMDQKINVVVLDFDDEKKRISLGYKQLTPHPWDTLPATITEGAKVKGKVVNIEDYGAFLEILPGVEGLVHVSEISWASTPINAKEFFKLGEEYEAVVVTLSKDERKMSLSIKQLTEDPWSTIETKFPLESRHKGIVKNITPYGVFVELETGIGGMIHISDLSWIKRFNHPSEYTKVGSEIEVVILGIDKDNRKLSLGHKQIEEDPWNTFETIFPIGSIHEGTVVKKDDKGATVQLQYGLEAYAPARHLRTEDDKPIAVEDVKEFMIIEFDRNEKRILVSHTKVWEQVKSDEKEAVNKEKRAEAEKTRKSVKNLQAKVEKATLGDLGALAELREKLKQSEGGEEKKGE; this is encoded by the coding sequence TTGACAGAAAACAACATTACTAACGAACAAAACGCTGAACAACAGGCCCCCGCAGCTCAGGAAGCTACGGCAGGAACAGCGACACAAAATGCACCTGTTGCCACCGCTCACGATGATTTCGACTGGAGCGTGGACAAACGTAACGTATCTTCTTACAACAAAGAAGAAAAGGCTAAGTACGATCAAACCTACGAGAGCACTTTCAAAGTGATCGAAGAGAATGGTCTGTTAACTGGTCTCGTGGTTGGTTTAACTAAAACCGACGTAGTGCTGAACATCGGCTTCAAATCCGATGGTCTGATCTCCCTGAACGAGTTCCGCGACATGCCGAACCTGAAGATCGGAGACGACGTAGAAGTATTGGTAGTAGAAAAAGAAGACCGGGACGGTAACCTGCACCTGAGCCGCAAACAAGCGCGCGCACAACGTGCATGGGAACGTATCGTTGAGGTTTACAAAACAGGCGAAGTTGTTACTGGTACTGTTACCAGCAAAACCAAAGGCGGCTTGATCGTAGATGTTCACGGTATGGAAACATTCCTGCCAGGTTCTCAGATCGACGTTAAACCGGTTACCGACTACGATCAGTTTGTAGGCAAAACCATGGAATTCAAGGTGGTGAAAGTGAACGAAGCCATCCGCAACGCCGTGGTATCTCACAAAGCCCTGATCGAAAGCGATATCGAGCAACAACGCGTGGATATCATCTCCAAACTGGAAAAAGGCCAGGTATTGGAAGGTACTATCAAGAACATCACAGACTTCGGTGCTTTCATCGATCTGGGTGGCCTCGATGGTTTACTGTACATCACAGACATCAGCTGGGGACGTATCTCTCACCCAAGCGAAGTACTCCAGATGGATCAAAAGATCAATGTGGTGGTACTGGACTTCGACGACGAGAAGAAACGTATCAGCTTAGGCTACAAACAACTGACCCCGCATCCTTGGGACACATTGCCTGCAACTATCACCGAAGGTGCAAAAGTGAAAGGCAAAGTGGTAAATATCGAAGATTACGGCGCATTCCTGGAAATTCTGCCTGGTGTAGAAGGCCTGGTACACGTATCCGAGATCTCATGGGCTTCCACGCCGATCAACGCCAAAGAGTTCTTCAAACTGGGCGAAGAGTACGAAGCAGTGGTAGTTACCCTGAGCAAAGACGAGCGTAAAATGAGCCTGTCTATCAAACAACTCACAGAAGATCCATGGTCTACTATAGAAACTAAATTCCCGCTCGAAAGCCGTCACAAAGGTATCGTGAAGAACATCACTCCTTATGGCGTATTCGTTGAGCTGGAAACTGGTATCGGTGGTATGATCCACATCTCCGACCTGAGCTGGATCAAACGCTTCAATCACCCAAGCGAGTACACGAAAGTGGGTAGCGAGATCGAAGTTGTTATCCTCGGTATAGATAAGGACAACCGCAAACTGAGCCTCGGTCACAAACAGATCGAAGAAGATCCATGGAACACTTTCGAAACTATCTTCCCGATTGGTTCTATCCATGAAGGTACCGTAGTGAAGAAAGATGATAAAGGCGCTACCGTACAACTGCAATACGGACTGGAAGCTTACGCTCCTGCACGTCACCTGCGTACGGAAGATGATAAACCAATTGCTGTTGAAGATGTGAAAGAATTCATGATCATTGAATTCGACCGCAACGAAAAACGCATCCTGGTTTCTCACACTAAAGTTTGGGAACAAGTTAAATCAGACGAGAAAGAAGCCGTGAACAAAGAAAAACGTGCTGAAGCGGAAAAAACCCGCAAGTCTGTTAAGAACCTCCAGGCTAAAGTGGAAAAAGCTACCCTGGGTGACCTCGGCGCACTCGCTGAACTGAGAGAAAAATTGAAACAATCAGAAGGTGGTGAAGAAAAGAAAGGTGAATAA
- a CDS encoding SusC/RagA family TonB-linked outer membrane protein: MRQNYMLATLLLLLTTITLHAQSRKITGKVITEGGQPLPGVSVFIKGTGTGTATAADGTYALQPPDTATLLTFSLIGMETQSILINGQSTINITLHAADKQLQEVVVTALGISRSKKALGYAVQEVKSAELQTRPTNALSALSGKVAGLQVITSGGNMGGSSRVLLRGINSISGNNQPLFVIDGVTIDNADLNTKSTTNGSAGKDVGNMIQDLNPDDIENVSVLKGPSAAALYGSRAANGVILITTKKGRTGRGYDVTINSGIELERINRLPERQKLYGGGKSNTFQEAVINGQTYKIVDYGMDESWGPKLDGTPVLNWYNLDPEYTSDYLKATPWVYPKKDVTDFFRTGISSTNNISVSGGGEDQTFRLSYTNKSVRGTIPNSSLQRNTINFSGSTRFSRLLATANFNYVKNSSTGRPWTGASNRNIMLEAFQWGQVQVDYDKLSDYKRPDGTPRSWNRNSWENTTAGRATKYIDNPYWSAYESYLEENRDRFYGNIGLAYDVNNWLQLSSKVNADIYNYQYQDRIAVFSRSQSNYTEYANSFNEFNYEFLATANKRWNTLSLTAYAGGNIMDQKRRISNAATQGGLIIPLYYNLKNATSVLNESNFYHKSIYSLFGSVSLGYKNLLFLDGTIRNDWSSTLPRDKNSFAYPSVSSSFIISELEGLKDISWLNFLKVRLGWAQVGNDTDPYQLQQAYEAQQPFNGNPGYKLPAVLANKDLKPEITSSWETGLNVRAFNNRVGLDVTFYNNDSKNQIINIPVSTALGYESKFINAGKINNRGVEVTLNVAPVRTTDFNWDVSFNWSKNTNKVVKLSEGVTSFPLTDPTGSLITLVAREGEAYGQLLGYDFVYDNAGNKVITANGAYARTEQLRSIGSVLPKWQFGVQQQFSYKRFDASFLVDGRVGGKVFSQTYKVGMQTGVLAPTAANGIRENGLVLEGVNGDVVFKPDGSYTVSNTKTNTTKISAYDWAYGFSNGPTTQSVFDGTYVKLREVTAGYTIPFAKTSAIRQVRVAGYGRNLWNIYQANKFIDPELTNSGGNIQGVEGGNLPLPITFGVNVQVKF; this comes from the coding sequence ATGCGACAGAACTATATGCTAGCAACCCTGCTTTTGCTCCTAACCACCATTACCCTTCATGCACAAAGCAGGAAAATCACCGGTAAAGTAATTACCGAAGGCGGACAGCCACTACCCGGCGTTTCCGTATTTATTAAAGGTACCGGAACCGGCACTGCAACCGCCGCAGACGGCACATATGCGCTCCAACCTCCGGATACTGCCACACTGCTCACCTTCTCCCTGATCGGTATGGAAACACAGTCCATACTCATCAACGGCCAGTCAACCATCAACATCACACTGCATGCCGCTGATAAGCAATTGCAGGAAGTCGTAGTAACTGCCCTGGGTATCTCCCGCAGCAAAAAAGCACTGGGTTATGCTGTACAGGAAGTGAAAAGCGCAGAGCTGCAAACCCGCCCTACCAACGCATTGAGCGCACTTTCCGGCAAAGTTGCCGGTTTGCAGGTGATCACCTCTGGTGGTAATATGGGCGGTTCCAGCAGGGTATTATTAAGAGGGATTAATTCCATCTCTGGTAATAACCAGCCACTCTTTGTAATAGATGGTGTTACAATTGACAATGCTGATCTCAACACCAAAAGCACCACCAATGGTTCCGCCGGTAAAGATGTGGGGAATATGATACAAGACCTGAACCCGGATGATATTGAAAATGTGAGTGTGCTGAAAGGCCCGTCTGCCGCAGCCTTGTACGGATCACGCGCTGCAAATGGCGTTATCCTCATCACTACTAAAAAAGGCCGCACCGGCAGAGGATATGATGTAACCATTAATTCAGGTATTGAACTGGAAAGGATCAACCGCCTGCCCGAACGCCAGAAATTATACGGCGGCGGTAAAAGCAATACCTTCCAGGAAGCAGTGATCAACGGGCAAACCTACAAGATCGTTGATTACGGTATGGATGAAAGCTGGGGCCCTAAACTGGATGGTACGCCAGTATTGAACTGGTATAACCTGGACCCTGAATATACCAGTGACTACCTGAAAGCAACTCCATGGGTATATCCTAAAAAGGATGTTACTGATTTCTTCCGCACAGGTATTTCTTCTACTAACAACATTTCTGTTAGCGGCGGTGGTGAAGATCAAACCTTCCGCCTTTCTTATACGAATAAGTCTGTAAGAGGTACCATACCTAATTCAAGCCTGCAAAGGAATACCATCAACTTCTCCGGCTCTACCCGTTTCTCCCGTTTGCTGGCTACTGCCAACTTCAATTATGTGAAGAACAGCAGCACCGGCCGCCCGTGGACAGGAGCCTCCAACCGTAATATTATGCTGGAAGCATTTCAATGGGGCCAGGTGCAGGTGGATTATGATAAGCTCAGCGATTACAAACGCCCGGATGGAACACCCCGTTCCTGGAACCGCAACAGCTGGGAAAATACCACAGCAGGCAGGGCTACTAAATACATAGATAACCCTTACTGGTCTGCCTACGAAAGTTACCTGGAAGAGAACCGCGATCGCTTCTATGGAAATATCGGTCTTGCTTATGACGTGAATAACTGGCTGCAACTGAGTTCCAAAGTGAATGCGGATATTTATAACTACCAGTACCAGGACAGGATTGCCGTATTCTCCCGCAGCCAGAGTAATTACACGGAGTACGCCAATTCATTCAATGAGTTCAACTATGAATTCCTGGCCACTGCCAACAAACGCTGGAACACTTTATCACTCACGGCTTATGCCGGTGGTAATATCATGGACCAGAAACGCCGCATTTCCAATGCAGCCACACAGGGTGGTTTGATCATTCCATTGTATTACAACCTGAAGAATGCCACCAGCGTATTGAATGAATCCAACTTCTATCATAAAAGCATCTACTCCTTATTTGGAAGTGTATCCTTAGGTTATAAGAACTTACTCTTCCTGGATGGGACCATCCGCAACGACTGGAGCAGTACCCTGCCACGTGATAAGAACTCCTTTGCTTATCCATCCGTATCTTCCAGTTTCATCATCAGCGAACTGGAAGGGCTGAAAGATATCTCCTGGCTGAACTTCCTGAAAGTTCGCCTGGGCTGGGCACAGGTAGGTAACGATACAGATCCTTACCAATTGCAGCAGGCTTATGAAGCCCAGCAACCTTTCAACGGTAACCCCGGGTACAAATTACCGGCCGTGTTAGCGAATAAAGACCTGAAACCGGAGATCACCAGCTCCTGGGAAACAGGCCTGAATGTAAGGGCTTTCAACAACCGTGTAGGGCTGGACGTTACTTTCTATAATAACGATAGTAAGAACCAGATCATCAATATACCCGTTTCCACTGCATTGGGTTATGAATCCAAATTCATCAACGCAGGAAAGATCAATAACCGTGGTGTGGAAGTAACGCTGAACGTAGCGCCGGTAAGAACAACAGATTTCAATTGGGATGTGAGTTTTAACTGGTCTAAGAACACCAATAAAGTAGTGAAACTTTCAGAAGGTGTGACCAGCTTCCCGCTTACTGATCCAACCGGTTCACTTATTACCCTGGTAGCAAGAGAAGGAGAGGCTTATGGCCAGTTACTGGGATATGATTTTGTGTACGATAATGCCGGCAACAAAGTGATCACTGCAAATGGGGCTTACGCCAGAACAGAGCAATTGCGTTCTATCGGAAGTGTATTGCCCAAATGGCAGTTCGGCGTGCAGCAGCAATTCTCTTATAAACGTTTTGATGCCAGCTTCCTGGTAGACGGGCGTGTAGGAGGAAAGGTGTTTTCCCAGACCTATAAAGTAGGGATGCAAACAGGTGTATTAGCACCTACAGCAGCCAATGGCATCCGTGAGAATGGCCTGGTACTGGAAGGTGTGAACGGCGATGTGGTATTTAAACCAGATGGCTCTTATACCGTAAGCAACACCAAGACCAATACAACAAAGATCTCTGCATACGATTGGGCATATGGGTTCTCCAATGGCCCTACAACACAAAGCGTATTTGATGGTACTTATGTAAAACTGCGCGAAGTAACAGCAGGATATACCATCCCCTTTGCAAAAACATCCGCCATTCGCCAGGTCCGCGTAGCCGGTTACGGCCGTAACCTCTGGAACATATACCAGGCAAACAAATTCATTGATCCGGAACTCACTAACAGCGGAGGGAACATCCAGGGTGTGGAAGGTGGTAACCTGCCATTGCCCATTACATTTGGTGTAAACGTACAGGTGAAATTCTGA
- a CDS encoding SusD/RagB family nutrient-binding outer membrane lipoprotein: MRKKHILIYSFTLLAAVSLVSCSDKKLEEINTDPNRPVDVPTTTIISSAQKQLMDNARGSAGSIRSAMLFAQYFSQNQYTNESRYDLPRTNSDTYWDNAYKALNNLEQVIRLNTDPLTKAKVTAGVGPNENQIAIARILKSYTFLTLTDAFGNIPYSSYGSNDPDFQALKLNPDIAKPKYASQEKIYTDILKELKEAAAQLIVTENTFGNFDGIYKGKADLWKRFANSLRLRVAIRVRAKLPQLAATHIQEAIADGLIRNNTENAALKYEAKAPNEAPLYRATVTENRRDFSVSHILINVLKGQVGPFTAADPRLKIYARPNKDGLYIGQPYGLLPSLASILKAEDISLPGTVVNAADYSEVLIEYAEVSFLLAEYNNWSQADYINGVRASLEKWGVDKPSADAYVALLPAATQETVLSQKYLALYMQGNEAWAEIRRTGFPTFLIKKGDVVWPTAPAPEEEKKFTPLAGTGIPKRIYYPQKEQAVNLENYREAVGQLTGDNIDAKVWWNN; the protein is encoded by the coding sequence ATGAGAAAGAAACATATTTTAATATATAGCTTCACACTGTTAGCAGCAGTATCCCTGGTTTCCTGCAGTGATAAGAAGCTGGAGGAGATCAATACAGACCCTAACAGGCCTGTTGATGTACCCACTACCACTATTATATCTTCTGCACAAAAGCAATTGATGGATAATGCACGCGGTTCCGCAGGCAGTATCAGAAGTGCGATGCTGTTTGCGCAATACTTCTCCCAGAACCAGTACACCAATGAGAGCAGGTACGATCTGCCCAGAACAAACTCTGATACTTATTGGGATAATGCCTACAAAGCATTGAATAACCTGGAACAGGTGATCCGCCTGAATACAGACCCGCTGACGAAAGCAAAAGTAACAGCGGGAGTAGGGCCTAACGAAAACCAGATCGCCATTGCGCGCATCCTGAAATCATACACCTTCCTCACGCTTACAGATGCATTCGGGAATATACCTTACAGCTCTTACGGCAGCAACGATCCTGATTTTCAGGCATTGAAGCTCAATCCGGATATTGCTAAGCCAAAGTATGCTTCCCAGGAAAAGATCTATACAGATATCCTGAAAGAGCTGAAGGAAGCTGCCGCACAGTTGATCGTAACTGAAAATACTTTCGGAAATTTCGATGGCATCTACAAAGGCAAGGCTGATCTTTGGAAACGTTTTGCCAACTCCCTGCGTTTACGTGTAGCCATCCGGGTTCGGGCAAAACTGCCGCAACTGGCAGCAACGCATATCCAGGAGGCCATTGCAGATGGACTGATCCGTAACAATACAGAGAATGCTGCCCTGAAATATGAAGCCAAAGCACCCAACGAAGCACCGCTTTACAGGGCGACCGTAACAGAGAACCGCCGGGATTTTTCCGTATCGCATATTCTGATCAATGTGCTGAAAGGCCAGGTAGGGCCTTTTACGGCTGCAGATCCAAGGTTGAAGATCTATGCCCGTCCTAATAAAGATGGGCTGTATATCGGGCAGCCTTATGGTTTGCTGCCAAGCCTGGCCTCTATCCTGAAAGCGGAAGATATCAGTTTGCCCGGTACCGTGGTGAATGCAGCAGATTATAGTGAAGTGTTGATAGAGTACGCCGAAGTGAGCTTCCTGCTGGCAGAATATAACAATTGGAGCCAGGCAGATTATATCAACGGTGTAAGGGCCTCCCTGGAAAAATGGGGGGTAGATAAACCTTCGGCAGATGCATATGTAGCATTATTACCCGCCGCTACCCAGGAAACGGTATTGTCTCAGAAGTACCTGGCATTATACATGCAGGGAAATGAAGCCTGGGCAGAGATCCGCCGCACCGGTTTCCCTACATTCCTTATAAAGAAGGGAGATGTTGTTTGGCCAACCGCCCCGGCCCCTGAGGAAGAAAAGAAATTCACCCCGCTGGCAGGAACAGGTATTCCCAAACGGATCTATTATCCGCAGAAGGAGCAGGCCGTAAACCTGGAAAATTACAGGGAGGCAGTGGGGCAATTAACGGGGGATAACATTGACGCGAAAGTCTGGTGGAATAATTAA
- the hxpB gene encoding hexitol phosphatase HxpB: MINTVIFDMDGLLIDSEPLWGLAMREVFSTVGVELSAELASHTTGLRTKEVVSYWHNYFKWDAKSAEQVTDEIIEGVTARILREGRAMEGLHYILDFFAQRDFKMGLASSSPMRLIQSVLDHLQIGPSLHAVVSAEFEPYGKPHPAVYLSCAEKLNSSPLECVAFEDSVTGMIAAKAARMKVVVVPEVHRREEKKFVLADLKLDSLLEFDERKLELL; encoded by the coding sequence ATGATCAATACGGTGATTTTTGATATGGATGGCCTGCTGATTGACTCGGAACCTCTGTGGGGCCTGGCCATGCGGGAGGTGTTTTCAACAGTAGGGGTTGAGCTTTCTGCTGAGCTGGCCAGCCACACTACTGGCCTGAGAACCAAGGAAGTAGTGAGCTACTGGCACAATTATTTTAAGTGGGATGCCAAAAGTGCCGAGCAGGTAACGGATGAGATCATCGAAGGTGTTACGGCCAGGATCCTCCGGGAGGGCCGGGCTATGGAAGGGCTCCATTATATTCTGGACTTCTTTGCACAGCGGGATTTCAAAATGGGACTGGCCTCCTCCTCTCCCATGCGATTGATCCAGTCCGTTTTGGACCATTTGCAGATCGGACCTTCCCTGCATGCGGTGGTTTCTGCGGAATTTGAGCCTTACGGCAAACCCCATCCGGCAGTTTATCTTTCCTGCGCGGAGAAATTGAACAGTTCCCCGCTGGAATGTGTGGCTTTTGAGGATTCTGTGACGGGCATGATTGCCGCCAAGGCTGCCAGGATGAAAGTGGTGGTGGTGCCAGAGGTACACAGGCGGGAGGAAAAGAAGTTTGTACTGGCGGACCTGAAGCTGGATTCTTTACTGGAGTTTGATGAGCGGAAGCTGGAACTGCTGTAA